A section of the Carya illinoinensis cultivar Pawnee chromosome 12, C.illinoinensisPawnee_v1, whole genome shotgun sequence genome encodes:
- the LOC122289821 gene encoding ribonuclease J isoform X1, whose amino-acid sequence MQSVFPEGFPLSRRLSLSPRMAAFGALSLCPCSLLWRPNPTNKRSVSCSLGSQTSTGTGRSKVPRKRSGMKEGARTSMEDSVQRKMEEFYEGSDGPPLRVLPIGGLGEIGMNCMLVGNYDRYILIDAGVMFPDYDELGVQKITPDTTFIKRWSHKIEAVVITHGHEDHIGALPWVIPALDSRTPIFASSFTMELIKKRLKENGIFVSSRLKLFRTRRKFMAGPFEIEPIRVTHSIPDCCGLVLRCADGTILHTGDWKIDETPLDGKVFDREALEELSKEGVTLMMSDSTNILSPGRTMSESVVADALLRRISAAKGRVITTQFASNIHRLGSVKAAADLTGRKLVFVGMSLRTYLDAAWKDGKAPIDPSTLVKVEDIDAYAPKDLLIVTTGSQAEPRAALNLASYGGSHSLKLTKEDVILYSAKVIPGNESRVMKMLNRISEIGTPIVMGKNECLHTSGHGHRGELEEILQIVKPQHFLPIHGELLFLKEHELLGRSTGIRHTCVIKNGEMLGVSHLRNRRVLSSGFTSLGKESLQLMYSDGDKAFGTSTELCIDERQRIALDGIIVVSMEILRGQDADGLIENSLKGKIRITTRCLWLDKGKLLDALHKAAHAALSSCPVNCPLAHMERTVAEVLRKMVRKYSGKRPEVIAIAVENPEAVLSDELNARLSGKSHVDFGMSALRKVVDGRQKEIDGHPKEKRSNRKRAEEDIASIHLENTSQQSLEGEYTELESLLPEEDTTISSSSLTEQLLPDSNDSDDFWKVFTSSSPVDKVAKANNGFVPHTKHVSQVEKVGTESGKDDSLKLSNAQPKSKPVKRNKWKPEDVKKLIKMRGELHSRFQVVKGRMALWEEISGNLLGDGITRSAGECKSLWTSLVQKYEETKSGKKSKKSWPYFEEMDRVFSDTDAMATK is encoded by the exons ATGCAGTCGGTGTTTCCCGAGGGTTTCCCTCTCTCGCGCAGACTGAGCTTGTCGCCGAGAATGGCTGCTTTTGGTGCTCTTTCTCTGTGCCCGTGCAGCCTCTTGTGGCGGCCCAACCCCACAAATAAGCGTTCCGTTTCGTGCTCTCTTGGTTCTCAAACCAGTACTG GTACTGGCCGATCTAAAGTACCGCGTAAAAGATCGGGGATGAAGGAAGGGGCAAGGACAAGTATGGAAGACTCGGTTCAGCGCAAGATGGAAGAATTTTATGAGGGTTCTGATGGACCACCCCTCCGTGTTCTTCCAATCGGTGGCCTGGGTGAGATTGGGATGAATTGCATGCTTGTTGGAAATTATGATCGGTACATTCTGATTGATGCTGGTGTCATGTTTCCAGA CTATGATGAGCTCGGGGTCCAAAAAATAACACCTGATACCACATTTATCAAAAGGTGGAGTCACAAAATCGAAGCAGTTGTTATCACACATGGCCACGAAGATCACATTGGTGCGTTGCCGTGG GTCATCCCTGCTTTGGATTCTCGTACACCAATATTTGCATCTTCCTTTACGATGGAG CTTATTAAGAAGCGTTTAAAGGAGAATGGGATTTTTGTTTCATCTAGACTTAAGTTATTTAGAACAAGGAGGAAGTTTATGGCGGGGCCATTTGAAATTGAGCCTATCAGGGTCACCCATTCTATTCCTGATTGCTGTGGATTAGTTCTTCGCTGTGCTGATGGTACGATTCTTCACACTGGGGACTGGAAG ATTGATGAAACCCCATTAGATGGAAAAGTTTTTGATCGTGAAGCATTAGAGGAACTTTCAAAAGAAGGAGTAACATTG ATGATGAGTGACTCAACAAATATTCTTTCACCTGGGAGGACAATGAGTGAATCTGTAGTGGCAGATGCATTATTGAGGCGTATTTCAGCAGCTAAAGGAAGGGTTATTACTACTCAATTTGCATCGAATATACACCGCCTTGGAAGTGTGAAAGCTGCAGCTGATTTAACTGGTAGAAAACTG GTATTTGTTGGCATGTCCTTAAGAACATATCTGGATGCTGCCTGGAAGGACGGAAAGGCACCAATTGATCCATCAACTCTG GTGAAAGTTGAGGATATTGATGCCTATGCTCCAAAGGATTTGTTAATCGTGACGACTGGTTCTCAA GCAGAACCACGTGCTGCTCTAAATCTTGCATCATACGGAGGTAGTCATTCTCTCAAACTGACCAAGGAAGATGTAATTCTGTACTCAGCTAAG GTAATCCCTGGTAATGAATCTCGAGTGATGAAAATGCTAAACCGGATATCTGAGATTGGAACACCCATTGTAATGGGTAAAAATGAGTGCCTGCATACATCTGGTCATGGACATCGTGGAGAACTG GAAGAAATACTTCAAATTGTAAAGCCACAACACTTTTTGCCCATACATGGAGAACTGTTGTTTTTGAAAGAACATGAATTACTTGGAAGATCAACTGGCATTCGGCACACTTGT GTTATTAAGAATGGTGAGATGCTGGGGGTTTCTCATTTAAGAAATAGGAGAGTTCTGTCCTCCGGTTTCACTTCCCTAGGGAAAGAGAGTTTGCAG TTGATGTATAGTGATGGTGATAAAGCATTTGGTACATCAACAGAACTTTGCATTGATGAGAGACAAAGAATTGCATTAGATGGCATTATAGTGGTCAG TATGGAAATTTTGCGCGGTCAAGATGCTGATGGTCTGATTGAAAATAGCTTGAAAGGGAAGATAAGAATCACTACAAGATGCTTATGGCTTGACAAAGGGAAGCTCTTAGATGCACTCCATAAAGCCGCCCATGCTGCACTTTCAAGCTGTCCTGTCAATTGTCCTTTGGCCCACATGGAAAGAACTGTGGCCGAGGTCTTGAGGAAGATGGTAAGGAAGTACAGTGGTAAAAGGCCTGAAGTCATTGCCATTGCTGTGGAGAACCCTGAAGCAGTTCTCTCTGATGAGCTGAATGCAAGGCTATCTGGCAAGTCCCATGTTGATTTTGGGATGTCTGCACTGagaaaagtggttgatggacgTCAAAAAGAAATTGATGGACATCCAAAAGAAAAACGGTCCAATAGGAAGCGTGCAGAAGAAGACATTGCCAGTATACATTTAGAGAACACCTCACAACAATCTTTagaag GTGAATATACTGAACTTGAAAGTCTACTACCCGAGGAAGACACCACAATTTCAAGTTCCAGCTTAACAGAACAACTGTTACCCGATTCTAATGATTCAGATGATTTCTGGAAAGTGTTTACGTCATCATCACCTGTCGATAAAGTGGCTAAAGCTAACAATGGTTTTGtcccacacacaaaacatgtgTCACAGGTTGAGAAAGTTGGTACTGAAAGCGGTAAAGATGACTCattaaaattatcaaatgcTCAACCAAAATCCAAGCCTGTGAAACGGAATAAATGGAAACCCGAGGATGTTAAGAAGTTGATAAAAATGCGTGGGGAGTTACATAGCAGATTCCAAGTTGTGAAGGGGAGAATGGCCCTCTGGGAAGAGATATCTGGAAACTTGTTGGGAGATGGGATCACTCGAAGTGCAGGGGAGTGCAAATCTCTATGGACATCTCTGGTTCAGAAATATGAG gAGACCAAGAGTGGGAAGAAAAGCAAGAAGAGCTGGCCATATTTTGAGGAAATGGATAGAGTTTTTTCTGATACCGATGCAATGGCAACAAAATGA
- the LOC122289821 gene encoding ribonuclease J isoform X2, protein MATKITLVIPALDSRTPIFASSFTMELIKKRLKENGIFVSSRLKLFRTRRKFMAGPFEIEPIRVTHSIPDCCGLVLRCADGTILHTGDWKIDETPLDGKVFDREALEELSKEGVTLMMSDSTNILSPGRTMSESVVADALLRRISAAKGRVITTQFASNIHRLGSVKAAADLTGRKLVFVGMSLRTYLDAAWKDGKAPIDPSTLVKVEDIDAYAPKDLLIVTTGSQAEPRAALNLASYGGSHSLKLTKEDVILYSAKVIPGNESRVMKMLNRISEIGTPIVMGKNECLHTSGHGHRGELEEILQIVKPQHFLPIHGELLFLKEHELLGRSTGIRHTCVIKNGEMLGVSHLRNRRVLSSGFTSLGKESLQLMYSDGDKAFGTSTELCIDERQRIALDGIIVVSMEILRGQDADGLIENSLKGKIRITTRCLWLDKGKLLDALHKAAHAALSSCPVNCPLAHMERTVAEVLRKMVRKYSGKRPEVIAIAVENPEAVLSDELNARLSGKSHVDFGMSALRKVVDGRQKEIDGHPKEKRSNRKRAEEDIASIHLENTSQQSLEGEYTELESLLPEEDTTISSSSLTEQLLPDSNDSDDFWKVFTSSSPVDKVAKANNGFVPHTKHVSQVEKVGTESGKDDSLKLSNAQPKSKPVKRNKWKPEDVKKLIKMRGELHSRFQVVKGRMALWEEISGNLLGDGITRSAGECKSLWTSLVQKYEETKSGKKSKKSWPYFEEMDRVFSDTDAMATK, encoded by the exons ATGGCCACGAAGATCACATTG GTCATCCCTGCTTTGGATTCTCGTACACCAATATTTGCATCTTCCTTTACGATGGAG CTTATTAAGAAGCGTTTAAAGGAGAATGGGATTTTTGTTTCATCTAGACTTAAGTTATTTAGAACAAGGAGGAAGTTTATGGCGGGGCCATTTGAAATTGAGCCTATCAGGGTCACCCATTCTATTCCTGATTGCTGTGGATTAGTTCTTCGCTGTGCTGATGGTACGATTCTTCACACTGGGGACTGGAAG ATTGATGAAACCCCATTAGATGGAAAAGTTTTTGATCGTGAAGCATTAGAGGAACTTTCAAAAGAAGGAGTAACATTG ATGATGAGTGACTCAACAAATATTCTTTCACCTGGGAGGACAATGAGTGAATCTGTAGTGGCAGATGCATTATTGAGGCGTATTTCAGCAGCTAAAGGAAGGGTTATTACTACTCAATTTGCATCGAATATACACCGCCTTGGAAGTGTGAAAGCTGCAGCTGATTTAACTGGTAGAAAACTG GTATTTGTTGGCATGTCCTTAAGAACATATCTGGATGCTGCCTGGAAGGACGGAAAGGCACCAATTGATCCATCAACTCTG GTGAAAGTTGAGGATATTGATGCCTATGCTCCAAAGGATTTGTTAATCGTGACGACTGGTTCTCAA GCAGAACCACGTGCTGCTCTAAATCTTGCATCATACGGAGGTAGTCATTCTCTCAAACTGACCAAGGAAGATGTAATTCTGTACTCAGCTAAG GTAATCCCTGGTAATGAATCTCGAGTGATGAAAATGCTAAACCGGATATCTGAGATTGGAACACCCATTGTAATGGGTAAAAATGAGTGCCTGCATACATCTGGTCATGGACATCGTGGAGAACTG GAAGAAATACTTCAAATTGTAAAGCCACAACACTTTTTGCCCATACATGGAGAACTGTTGTTTTTGAAAGAACATGAATTACTTGGAAGATCAACTGGCATTCGGCACACTTGT GTTATTAAGAATGGTGAGATGCTGGGGGTTTCTCATTTAAGAAATAGGAGAGTTCTGTCCTCCGGTTTCACTTCCCTAGGGAAAGAGAGTTTGCAG TTGATGTATAGTGATGGTGATAAAGCATTTGGTACATCAACAGAACTTTGCATTGATGAGAGACAAAGAATTGCATTAGATGGCATTATAGTGGTCAG TATGGAAATTTTGCGCGGTCAAGATGCTGATGGTCTGATTGAAAATAGCTTGAAAGGGAAGATAAGAATCACTACAAGATGCTTATGGCTTGACAAAGGGAAGCTCTTAGATGCACTCCATAAAGCCGCCCATGCTGCACTTTCAAGCTGTCCTGTCAATTGTCCTTTGGCCCACATGGAAAGAACTGTGGCCGAGGTCTTGAGGAAGATGGTAAGGAAGTACAGTGGTAAAAGGCCTGAAGTCATTGCCATTGCTGTGGAGAACCCTGAAGCAGTTCTCTCTGATGAGCTGAATGCAAGGCTATCTGGCAAGTCCCATGTTGATTTTGGGATGTCTGCACTGagaaaagtggttgatggacgTCAAAAAGAAATTGATGGACATCCAAAAGAAAAACGGTCCAATAGGAAGCGTGCAGAAGAAGACATTGCCAGTATACATTTAGAGAACACCTCACAACAATCTTTagaag GTGAATATACTGAACTTGAAAGTCTACTACCCGAGGAAGACACCACAATTTCAAGTTCCAGCTTAACAGAACAACTGTTACCCGATTCTAATGATTCAGATGATTTCTGGAAAGTGTTTACGTCATCATCACCTGTCGATAAAGTGGCTAAAGCTAACAATGGTTTTGtcccacacacaaaacatgtgTCACAGGTTGAGAAAGTTGGTACTGAAAGCGGTAAAGATGACTCattaaaattatcaaatgcTCAACCAAAATCCAAGCCTGTGAAACGGAATAAATGGAAACCCGAGGATGTTAAGAAGTTGATAAAAATGCGTGGGGAGTTACATAGCAGATTCCAAGTTGTGAAGGGGAGAATGGCCCTCTGGGAAGAGATATCTGGAAACTTGTTGGGAGATGGGATCACTCGAAGTGCAGGGGAGTGCAAATCTCTATGGACATCTCTGGTTCAGAAATATGAG gAGACCAAGAGTGGGAAGAAAAGCAAGAAGAGCTGGCCATATTTTGAGGAAATGGATAGAGTTTTTTCTGATACCGATGCAATGGCAACAAAATGA